A single region of the Microcella sp. genome encodes:
- a CDS encoding acyltransferase, whose protein sequence is MASATRDRAVDLTRAACLVVVVGLHVMMAGITVETDGLAISNSLDGHPIFAWSTWVVQVMPLFFVMGGFSSLLAWRRQRDRGVMASAYVRDRVARLARPALLPLALVGITLAILALVGLPDAVLTEVGFRIGQPLWFLAVYLGCAGLVPFMARLHERAPWLTLFGMLAGVMVVDTVSLLTAQPLIGALNLLFVWVFIQQLGFCLADGWFDWRRRWLLLVAGIGAFGVLLFLTTIVGYSTDMYDNLNPPTAAILVLGVGQVLLFAWMRPWLSRLAERETFAGLSDAINRNAMQIYLWHVPVIVILAVVLVISGAPFPEPLSEEWWQSRPPFLIAVALLLIPIVMGVAWIERRGERVVPAPVGPWLAALKVLLGIAGVVTILIGGFTPAYSAAIGVTLMLLAVLLRSPRRRAVDARSDQPVAATPSALTDPAASASGSAPERSAPSQKP, encoded by the coding sequence ATGGCCAGCGCTACCCGAGACCGTGCCGTCGACCTGACGCGTGCCGCCTGCCTCGTCGTCGTTGTCGGGCTGCACGTCATGATGGCCGGCATCACGGTCGAGACCGACGGGCTCGCTATCTCGAACTCGCTCGACGGGCATCCGATCTTCGCCTGGAGCACGTGGGTCGTGCAGGTCATGCCGCTCTTCTTCGTCATGGGCGGCTTCTCGAGCCTGCTCGCGTGGCGCCGCCAACGCGATCGCGGGGTGATGGCGAGCGCCTACGTGCGCGACCGCGTGGCCAGGCTGGCGAGGCCGGCGCTGCTGCCGCTCGCCCTCGTGGGCATCACGCTCGCGATTCTCGCCCTGGTCGGCCTGCCAGACGCGGTGCTCACCGAGGTGGGCTTTCGCATCGGTCAGCCGCTCTGGTTCTTGGCCGTCTACCTGGGCTGCGCTGGTCTCGTGCCGTTCATGGCACGCCTGCATGAGCGGGCTCCGTGGCTGACGCTGTTCGGGATGCTCGCCGGGGTCATGGTGGTCGACACCGTCTCGCTGCTCACCGCGCAGCCGTTGATCGGAGCCCTGAATCTGCTGTTTGTGTGGGTGTTCATTCAGCAGCTCGGTTTCTGTCTCGCCGACGGGTGGTTCGACTGGCGTCGGCGGTGGCTGCTGCTCGTCGCGGGCATCGGCGCGTTCGGGGTGCTGCTGTTTCTGACGACGATCGTCGGCTATTCGACCGACATGTACGACAACCTGAACCCTCCGACGGCGGCGATTCTCGTGCTCGGTGTCGGGCAGGTGCTGCTGTTCGCGTGGATGCGCCCGTGGTTGTCGCGCCTGGCCGAGCGCGAGACCTTCGCGGGGCTGAGTGACGCGATCAACCGCAACGCGATGCAGATCTACTTGTGGCATGTGCCGGTCATCGTGATTCTGGCCGTGGTGCTGGTGATCTCGGGGGCACCGTTCCCTGAGCCGTTGAGCGAGGAGTGGTGGCAGAGCCGACCGCCGTTCCTCATCGCGGTGGCGCTGCTGCTGATTCCGATCGTGATGGGGGTGGCGTGGATCGAGCGGCGCGGCGAACGCGTCGTGCCCGCCCCGGTGGGGCCGTGGCTCGCGGCGCTCAAGGTGCTGCTCGGCATCGCGGGTGTGGTGACGATTCTCATCGGCGGATTCACTCCGGCCTACAGCGCGGCGATCGGGGTCACGCTCATGCTGCTGGCGGTGCTGCTGCGGTCGCCCCGGCGACGGGCGGTGGATGCTCGCTCTGACCAGCCCGTCGCTGCGACGCCCTCTGCTCTCACCGACCCCGCCGCTTCCGCTTCCGGCTCCGCTCCAGAGCGCTCCGCTCCCTCACAAAAGCCCTGA